In Bradyrhizobium guangxiense, the following are encoded in one genomic region:
- a CDS encoding acetyl/propionyl/methylcrotonyl-CoA carboxylase subunit alpha → MDRSKLYRRFRTLLIANRGEIACRVIRTARAMGLRTVAVYSEADRDAMHVALADEAVLLGPARARDSYLNAERLIEAARKTGAEAVHPGYGFLSENAEFARACFDAGLVFVGPTAGMMNAMGSKSGSKELMEKAGVPLVPGYHGEAQDDVTLAKAAEKVGFPVLVKASAGGGGRGMRIVRSAAELGPAIVSAKREALATFGDDRMLIEKYVDNPRHIEVQIIGDSHGNLLSLFERECTLQRRHQKVIEEAPSPTLNAAQRETVCAAARKAAGAVNYVGAGTIEFVSDGKDVFFIEMNTRLQVEHPVTELITGIDLVEWQLRVAFGEALPLKQDEIKLNGHAVEARVYAENPTKNFMPSVGTISTWRLPAETGGLRIDAGYREGDMVSPYYDAMLAKMIAWAPTRDVAIERLNRGLEESDVRGIVTNIPFLSALMTHPKVRTNAIDTGFIERELAVLTQAAPAPGELELCAAVAAIVNEERQTAQAEANSPWQTFGWQPVGRRQRSFTFRVGHGPEQKIVLNYGSGPSTLVIGERELAFAIAPRDGGVDLTLDGVKSSVAAVIDGHELYLRTRNGRFDLHWVDPFGGESEEHVGEDKIAAPLPGTVVAVLAEEGARLDKGAPILTLEVMKMEQTLRAPYAGVLKSVKCKVGDIVQEGVELAVVEPAGE, encoded by the coding sequence ATGGACCGCTCAAAGCTCTACCGTCGTTTTCGCACGCTCCTGATCGCCAACCGCGGCGAGATCGCCTGCCGCGTCATCCGCACCGCCCGCGCCATGGGTCTGCGCACCGTCGCGGTCTATTCCGAGGCCGACCGCGACGCGATGCATGTCGCGCTCGCGGATGAGGCCGTGCTGCTCGGGCCCGCACGCGCCCGCGACAGCTATCTCAATGCTGAGCGGCTGATCGAGGCCGCCCGCAAGACCGGCGCCGAGGCCGTGCATCCCGGTTACGGCTTCCTATCGGAAAATGCTGAGTTTGCGCGAGCCTGCTTCGACGCCGGGCTGGTGTTCGTCGGCCCGACCGCCGGAATGATGAATGCGATGGGATCGAAATCCGGCTCAAAAGAGCTGATGGAGAAAGCCGGCGTGCCGCTGGTGCCGGGCTATCACGGCGAGGCCCAGGACGACGTGACGCTGGCGAAGGCGGCCGAGAAGGTCGGTTTCCCAGTCCTGGTGAAGGCCTCCGCCGGTGGTGGCGGCCGTGGCATGCGCATCGTGCGCTCGGCGGCCGAGCTCGGACCTGCGATCGTCAGTGCCAAGCGCGAGGCCCTGGCCACGTTCGGCGACGACCGCATGCTGATCGAGAAGTACGTCGACAATCCCAGGCACATCGAGGTGCAGATCATCGGCGACAGCCATGGTAATCTGCTCTCGCTGTTCGAGCGCGAATGCACGTTGCAGCGCCGGCACCAGAAGGTGATCGAGGAGGCGCCGTCACCGACGCTGAACGCTGCCCAGCGCGAGACGGTCTGCGCCGCCGCGCGAAAGGCGGCGGGCGCGGTGAACTATGTTGGCGCCGGCACCATCGAATTCGTCTCCGACGGCAAGGACGTGTTCTTCATCGAGATGAACACGCGTCTGCAGGTCGAGCATCCCGTGACCGAGCTGATCACCGGGATAGATCTCGTCGAATGGCAGCTGCGCGTCGCCTTCGGCGAGGCGCTGCCGCTCAAGCAGGACGAGATCAAGCTCAACGGCCACGCAGTCGAGGCGCGCGTGTACGCGGAAAACCCGACCAAGAACTTCATGCCGTCCGTGGGAACAATTTCGACCTGGCGGCTGCCGGCCGAGACGGGAGGCCTGCGCATTGACGCCGGCTATCGCGAGGGCGATATGGTCTCGCCATATTACGACGCCATGCTCGCCAAGATGATCGCGTGGGCGCCGACGCGGGATGTCGCGATCGAGCGGCTGAACCGCGGGCTGGAAGAGTCCGACGTTCGCGGCATCGTCACCAACATCCCGTTCCTCTCGGCGCTGATGACGCATCCGAAGGTCCGGACCAACGCGATCGACACTGGTTTCATCGAGCGCGAGCTGGCTGTTCTGACACAGGCCGCGCCGGCCCCCGGGGAACTGGAGCTGTGCGCGGCGGTTGCTGCGATCGTCAACGAGGAGCGACAGACGGCGCAGGCGGAGGCGAATTCGCCCTGGCAGACTTTCGGCTGGCAGCCGGTCGGCCGCCGCCAGCGCAGCTTTACCTTCCGCGTCGGCCATGGGCCCGAGCAGAAGATTGTATTGAACTATGGCAGCGGGCCGTCGACGCTGGTGATCGGCGAGCGCGAGCTCGCGTTCGCAATCGCGCCGCGTGACGGCGGGGTCGATCTCACGCTCGACGGCGTCAAGTCGTCGGTCGCGGCGGTGATCGACGGTCACGAGCTGTACCTGCGCACCCGCAACGGTCGTTTCGACCTGCATTGGGTCGATCCGTTCGGCGGCGAGAGCGAGGAGCATGTCGGTGAAGACAAGATCGCGGCCCCCCTGCCGGGCACGGTCGTCGCCGTGCTGGCCGAGGAGGGCGCCAGGCTCGACAAGGGCGCGCCGATCCTCACCCTCGAGGTGATGAAGATGGAGCAGACGCTGCGTGCGCCCTATGCCGGCGTGCTGAAGTCCGTCAAATGCAAGGTCGGGGACATCGTGCAGGAGGGCGTCGAACTCGCCGTGGTCGAGCCTGCAGGAGAGTGA
- a CDS encoding hydroxymethylglutaryl-CoA lyase translates to MSDQVRIIEMGPRDGLQNEKTPVSVEARIAFIEALVGAGLDTVEVGAFVSPKAIPQMASSDAVLRGVNHLTRAEFHVLVPNEKGYDGARAAGAKVVSVFAAASEGFSRANINCTVAESIERFKPVLARAKADGVKVRGYISCVLGCPFDGEIKPKVVADLASTLFDLGCYEISLGDTIGVGTPTKAKEMLRAVAANIPSARLAMHFHDTYGQALANLYAGMEEGVRVIDAAAGGLGGCPYAPGATGNVATEDVVYMLDGMGVRTGVDMDKLLAATNEMSSVLGKPPVSRVASALNAKKKRAAS, encoded by the coding sequence ATGAGCGACCAGGTCCGCATCATCGAAATGGGGCCGCGCGACGGCCTCCAGAACGAGAAGACTCCCGTCAGCGTCGAGGCCCGCATCGCCTTCATCGAGGCGCTGGTTGGGGCCGGCCTCGATACGGTCGAGGTCGGCGCCTTCGTGTCGCCCAAGGCGATCCCGCAGATGGCGAGCTCGGATGCCGTGTTGCGCGGCGTTAACCACCTGACGCGGGCGGAATTCCACGTGCTGGTGCCGAACGAGAAGGGCTACGACGGCGCGCGGGCCGCGGGCGCGAAGGTGGTCTCGGTGTTCGCTGCGGCCTCCGAAGGCTTCTCGCGGGCCAACATCAATTGCACAGTCGCGGAATCCATCGAGCGCTTCAAGCCGGTGCTGGCGCGCGCCAAGGCCGATGGCGTCAAGGTGCGTGGCTATATCTCCTGCGTGCTCGGCTGTCCGTTCGATGGCGAGATCAAGCCGAAGGTGGTGGCCGATCTCGCGAGCACGCTGTTCGACCTCGGCTGCTACGAGATCTCGCTCGGCGACACCATCGGCGTCGGCACGCCAACCAAGGCCAAGGAGATGCTGCGCGCGGTTGCCGCCAACATTCCCTCAGCCAGGCTGGCGATGCATTTCCACGACACCTACGGCCAGGCGCTTGCCAACCTCTATGCCGGGATGGAAGAGGGCGTCCGCGTCATCGACGCCGCGGCCGGCGGCCTCGGCGGCTGTCCCTATGCGCCGGGCGCGACCGGCAATGTCGCGACCGAGGACGTCGTCTACATGCTGGACGGCATGGGCGTCAGGACTGGCGTCGATATGGACAAGCTGTTGGCGGCGACGAACGAGATGAGCAGCGTGCTTGGCAAGCCGCCGGTGAGCCGCGTGGCGTCGGCGCTGAATGCAAAGAAGAAGCGGGCGGCTTCATAG
- a CDS encoding dihydrodipicolinate synthase family protein — translation MSRRVSWEGVFPAVTTQFHDDLSLDIDATAKVMDGLIRDGVSGLIVCGSVGENTSLERKEKVAIMETAKAVAKGRVPVLCGIAEFTTAFAVETAKEAARVGIDGVMVMPALVYSSKPHETAAHFRAVASATDLPVMLYNNPPIYKNDVTPDILASLADVETVVCFKDSSGDPRRFIDTRNMVGDRFVLFAGLDDVIVESVAMGAVGWVSGMSNAFPREGETLFRLAKTGRFAEAMPLYEWFMPLLHLDARPDLVQCIKLCEHLMGRGTALTRPPRLALLPHEKAEVEGMMAKALKNRPRLPDVGLKAA, via the coding sequence ATGAGCCGCCGCGTTTCCTGGGAAGGCGTCTTCCCGGCCGTCACCACCCAATTTCACGACGATCTCTCGCTCGACATCGACGCCACCGCGAAGGTGATGGACGGGCTGATCCGCGACGGCGTCTCCGGCCTGATCGTTTGCGGCTCGGTCGGCGAGAACACCTCGCTCGAGCGCAAGGAGAAGGTCGCGATCATGGAGACCGCGAAGGCGGTCGCGAAGGGCCGCGTGCCCGTGCTGTGCGGCATCGCCGAATTCACCACGGCCTTCGCGGTGGAGACCGCGAAGGAAGCCGCACGCGTCGGCATCGACGGCGTCATGGTGATGCCGGCGCTGGTCTATTCGTCCAAGCCGCACGAGACCGCCGCGCATTTCCGCGCCGTCGCCTCTGCGACCGACCTGCCGGTGATGCTCTACAACAATCCGCCGATCTACAAGAACGACGTCACCCCGGACATCCTCGCCTCGCTCGCCGACGTCGAGACCGTGGTCTGCTTCAAGGATTCTTCGGGTGACCCCCGCCGCTTCATCGACACCCGCAACATGGTCGGCGACCGCTTCGTGCTGTTTGCGGGCCTCGACGACGTCATCGTCGAGAGCGTCGCCATGGGCGCCGTGGGCTGGGTCTCCGGCATGTCGAACGCCTTCCCGCGCGAAGGCGAGACGCTGTTCCGCCTCGCCAAGACCGGGCGCTTTGCCGAAGCGATGCCGCTCTACGAATGGTTCATGCCGCTCCTGCATCTCGATGCCCGCCCCGACCTCGTCCAGTGCATCAAGCTGTGCGAGCACCTCATGGGCCGCGGCACCGCACTGACCCGCCCGCCCCGTCTCGCGCTGCTGCCGCACGAGAAGGCCGAGGTCGAGGGCATGATGGCGAAGGCGCTCAAGAACCGGCCGCGTCTGCCGGATGTCGGCCTGAAGGCGGCTTAA
- a CDS encoding TRAP transporter substrate-binding protein — MPLSRRRFLAASAAASVFAPSLALAQAKEFRLGLITPNGHSWNKAALKFGDELKAASNGRLTLTVFHSGQLGNETAMMQQLQSGALDMGFIQAAELGSRVPHIAAINAPYIVRSTSSVAKFVRHPAAVKLFEVLPQETGTIGLGWGITGMRAVFSSKDLNTLADIKGMKLRINPTPVYRDFYSSLGAAPTPIPTPQVFDAMANGQVDGLEADLEFSWNQRFDKVSKVILQMNAVFMPMAAVVSGRVWQSLPPADRELITKLVKSTLDAQIDELAGNEPALIENFKNAPIPIRQVPAGDTEAVIAEFDKIWLPKAPVLAELRKVGATL, encoded by the coding sequence ATGCCGCTCTCCCGTCGCCGCTTTCTCGCCGCCAGCGCCGCCGCATCGGTGTTCGCGCCGTCGCTGGCGCTGGCCCAGGCCAAGGAATTCCGCCTCGGCCTGATCACGCCCAACGGCCATTCCTGGAACAAGGCCGCGCTGAAGTTCGGCGACGAGCTCAAGGCCGCGTCCAATGGCCGCCTGACCCTGACCGTGTTCCACTCCGGTCAGCTCGGCAACGAGACCGCGATGATGCAGCAATTGCAGTCGGGAGCGCTCGACATGGGCTTCATCCAGGCCGCCGAGCTCGGCTCGCGCGTGCCGCACATCGCCGCGATCAACGCGCCCTACATCGTCCGCTCGACATCGTCGGTGGCGAAATTCGTGCGGCACCCGGCCGCAGTCAAATTGTTCGAGGTGCTGCCGCAGGAGACCGGCACGATCGGCCTCGGCTGGGGTATCACCGGCATGCGCGCGGTGTTCTCCTCCAAGGACCTGAATACGCTCGCCGACATCAAGGGCATGAAGCTGCGCATCAATCCGACGCCGGTCTACCGCGATTTCTATTCCTCCCTTGGCGCAGCGCCGACGCCGATCCCGACTCCGCAGGTGTTCGATGCCATGGCCAACGGCCAGGTCGACGGCCTCGAGGCCGATCTCGAATTTTCCTGGAACCAGCGTTTCGACAAGGTGTCGAAAGTGATCCTGCAGATGAATGCCGTCTTCATGCCGATGGCAGCCGTCGTCTCTGGCCGGGTCTGGCAGTCGCTGCCGCCGGCTGACCGCGAGCTGATCACCAAGCTCGTGAAGTCGACGCTGGACGCGCAGATCGACGAGCTTGCCGGCAACGAGCCCGCGCTGATCGAGAACTTCAAGAATGCACCGATCCCGATCCGACAGGTGCCGGCCGGGGACACCGAGGCCGTGATCGCCGAGTTCGACAAGATCTGGCTGCCCAAGGCGCCGGTTCTCGCCGAGCTGCGCAAGGTCGGCGCAACGCTCTGA
- a CDS encoding TRAP transporter large permease translates to MITSAAFMAFMLVGVPIGLCLCLAGLVYIAASGNPVLFQSYPLQLFGGVDSYGLIAIPLFILIGEIMNGGGITRRIVDMAMAFVGSLKGGLAYVNILANMFISSILGSATAQVAIMAQIMVPEMEKKGYDKTFAAGLTAYGGMLGPIIPPSVMFVVYSVLAQVSVSDMLIAGIVPGVILTVMFCLVIALMGYIYNYPRADYQTPRQRVMTILRTSPTLLIPIVIVGTILGGLANATESAAVGAVAAALVGKFWTKEFEFSQLPQMMLRSAIYSAIVLFLVAAAAVFSWVLIFGKVPQETAAWIQTAAKDPVSFMLVCNVILLVIGTVIDGIPGLIMTVPILLPVATEVYHIDPRQFGVVVVINLVLGLLSPPVGLCFFVAAAVTGAKPGKMFMVTLPFFVISCVLLVLLSLYPSLSLILVK, encoded by the coding sequence ATGATCACGTCGGCGGCTTTCATGGCCTTCATGCTGGTCGGCGTGCCGATCGGGCTCTGCCTGTGTCTCGCCGGGCTCGTCTACATCGCCGCCTCAGGCAATCCGGTGCTGTTTCAGTCCTACCCGCTTCAGCTGTTCGGCGGCGTCGACAGTTACGGCCTGATTGCAATTCCGCTGTTCATCCTGATCGGCGAGATCATGAACGGCGGCGGCATCACGCGGCGCATCGTCGACATGGCGATGGCCTTCGTCGGCTCGCTCAAGGGCGGGCTCGCCTACGTCAACATCCTCGCCAACATGTTCATCTCGTCCATCCTGGGATCCGCGACCGCGCAGGTCGCGATCATGGCCCAGATCATGGTGCCGGAGATGGAGAAGAAGGGCTACGACAAGACCTTCGCGGCCGGCCTCACCGCCTATGGCGGCATGCTCGGCCCGATCATCCCGCCGTCGGTGATGTTCGTGGTCTACAGCGTGCTGGCGCAGGTCTCGGTCAGCGACATGCTGATCGCCGGCATCGTGCCGGGCGTCATCCTCACCGTGATGTTCTGTCTCGTCATCGCACTGATGGGCTATATCTACAACTATCCGCGCGCGGACTATCAGACGCCGCGCCAGCGCGTCATGACGATCCTGCGGACGTCGCCGACGCTGCTGATCCCGATCGTCATCGTCGGCACCATCCTCGGCGGCCTCGCCAATGCGACGGAATCGGCGGCCGTCGGTGCCGTTGCCGCGGCCCTGGTCGGAAAATTCTGGACCAAGGAGTTCGAGTTCTCGCAGCTGCCGCAGATGATGCTGCGCAGTGCGATCTATTCGGCGATCGTGCTGTTCCTGGTCGCGGCCGCCGCGGTGTTCTCCTGGGTCCTGATCTTCGGCAAGGTGCCGCAGGAGACCGCCGCCTGGATCCAGACCGCCGCCAAGGATCCCGTCAGCTTCATGCTGGTCTGCAACGTCATCCTGCTGGTGATCGGCACGGTCATCGACGGCATTCCCGGCCTGATCATGACGGTGCCGATCCTGCTGCCCGTTGCGACTGAGGTCTATCACATCGATCCCCGGCAGTTCGGCGTCGTGGTCGTGATCAACCTCGTGCTCGGCCTTTTGTCGCCGCCGGTCGGGCTTTGCTTCTTCGTCGCGGCCGCCGTCACCGGCGCCAAGCCCGGCAAGATGTTCATGGTGACGCTGCCCTTCTTCGTCATCTCCTGCGTCCTCCTGGTGCTGCTCTCGCTCTACCCCTCGCTCTCGCTGATCCTCGTCAAATAA
- a CDS encoding TRAP transporter small permease, with translation MPATRALSLRRTVVRMSSALLAFERLALMGLMYLLTGLILVNVVTRYSHFPIYWIDESAVYCVVWLTFIGASAMTRLRLDFAGTMLTERLSPRQQKTAKVISTGLVVVFGIALTVTCVLWMDPIGLALAGFDGRQLAAETFNFLYTERTQTLNWPTWVMYLTLPIFAVSMTIHGLANLLEDLGLVPRTPLTGFQLSELDGVN, from the coding sequence ATGCCGGCCACGCGCGCGCTCAGCCTCCGACGTACGGTCGTCCGGATGTCGAGCGCCCTGCTCGCCTTCGAGCGCCTAGCGCTGATGGGCCTGATGTATCTGCTCACCGGCCTGATCCTGGTCAACGTCGTCACCCGCTACTCGCATTTCCCGATCTACTGGATCGACGAGTCTGCCGTCTATTGCGTGGTCTGGCTGACCTTCATCGGCGCATCGGCGATGACGCGGCTGCGGCTCGACTTCGCGGGGACCATGCTGACGGAGCGCCTGTCGCCACGGCAGCAAAAAACGGCCAAGGTGATCTCGACCGGCCTCGTCGTCGTGTTCGGCATCGCCCTGACCGTCACCTGCGTGCTCTGGATGGACCCGATTGGCCTCGCGCTCGCCGGCTTCGACGGGCGCCAGCTCGCGGCCGAGACCTTCAACTTCCTCTACACCGAGCGCACCCAGACGCTGAATTGGCCGACCTGGGTGATGTATCTGACGCTGCCGATCTTCGCGGTGTCGATGACCATCCACGGCCTCGCCAATCTGCTGGAAGATCTCGGGCTGGTCCCGCGCACGCCGCTGACGGGCTTTCAGCTCTCCGAGCTCGACGGGGTCAACTGA
- a CDS encoding GntR family transcriptional regulator — MKQPLKHRTLSAAIVDQLRQAILDGTYPAGSQLRQDALGEAYGVSRIPVREALFQLEAEGLVRIVPQKGAIVSELSLDEINDVFDLRRILEPRLLAQSAPRFTAEDFQGLDDIHKSFEKAIKARNVSEWGQLNADFHMALYVHAPQPRTRAIVLSLLQTSDRYTRLQLSNTKAMGIAEKEHAELIALCRTGKVEDACRFLERHIEAVRKDLLQVVANAPKGRRKEKS, encoded by the coding sequence ATGAAACAGCCTCTGAAACACCGCACCCTGTCGGCTGCGATCGTCGATCAGCTCCGGCAGGCGATCCTCGACGGCACCTATCCGGCCGGATCGCAACTGCGCCAGGATGCGCTCGGCGAGGCCTATGGCGTCAGTCGCATTCCCGTGCGCGAGGCGCTATTCCAGCTCGAAGCGGAAGGGCTGGTGCGGATCGTGCCGCAGAAGGGTGCCATCGTCTCCGAGCTGTCGCTGGACGAGATTAACGACGTCTTCGACCTGCGCCGCATCCTGGAGCCGCGGCTGCTGGCGCAATCGGCGCCGCGCTTCACCGCGGAGGACTTCCAGGGGCTAGACGACATCCACAAGAGCTTCGAGAAGGCGATCAAGGCGCGCAATGTCAGCGAATGGGGCCAGCTCAACGCCGACTTCCACATGGCGCTCTATGTGCACGCGCCGCAGCCGCGTACGCGCGCGATCGTGCTGTCGCTGCTGCAGACCAGTGACCGCTACACGCGCCTGCAGCTCTCCAACACCAAGGCGATGGGGATAGCGGAGAAGGAGCACGCCGAGCTGATCGCACTCTGCCGCACAGGGAAGGTCGAGGACGCCTGCCGGTTCCTGGAGCGGCACATCGAGGCCGTGCGCAAGGATCTGTTGCAGGTCGTCGCGAACGCGCCAAAGGGGCGGCGGAAGGAGAAATCGTAG
- a CDS encoding TRAP transporter large permease, with protein MSVFGIGLAYGIATLLVMFSGMPIAFALGAVAVVFMGIYMPSASLDTVTQNVYEEMASITLLSIPLFILKGAAIGKSRAGQDLYSALHAWLHRVPGGLGVANVFACALFAAMAGSSPATCSAIGSAGIPEMRKRGYSGGFAAGIIAAGGTLGILLPPSITMILFAVAAEKSLGRLFLAGIGPGLLLVTLFGAYAVIRFRREYAAAEAIYKSGGPEAAILTRDEYTLAERFSVLPRVIPFVLLLTGVMIALYGGYATPSETAGLGGLLALALIAAIYSVWRPGDLAPIMKSTIRESTMLMMIIGMSLLYSYVMSYLHISQSVAESIVAMHLPRWELLFAILVMVVVLGFFLPPVSIILMTAPIILPPLRAANFDIIWFGVVMTIVMEMGLIHPPVGLNIFVIRNVAPDIPLREVIWGTLPFVLLMMFAVLLLCFVPGISTWLPDLVMGPDGSR; from the coding sequence ATGAGCGTCTTCGGTATCGGCCTCGCCTACGGCATTGCGACCCTGCTGGTGATGTTCTCAGGGATGCCGATCGCCTTCGCGCTCGGCGCGGTCGCGGTGGTGTTCATGGGCATCTACATGCCCTCAGCCTCTCTCGATACGGTGACGCAGAACGTCTACGAGGAGATGGCCTCGATCACACTGTTGTCGATCCCGCTCTTCATCCTGAAGGGCGCGGCGATCGGCAAGTCGCGCGCGGGCCAGGATCTCTATTCGGCTCTGCATGCCTGGCTGCATCGCGTGCCTGGCGGGCTTGGCGTCGCCAATGTGTTCGCCTGCGCATTGTTCGCGGCCATGGCGGGCTCGAGCCCGGCGACCTGCTCGGCGATCGGCTCGGCCGGGATTCCCGAGATGCGCAAGCGCGGTTATTCCGGCGGCTTTGCCGCCGGCATCATTGCCGCCGGCGGCACTCTCGGCATCCTGTTGCCGCCCTCGATCACCATGATCCTGTTCGCGGTTGCCGCCGAAAAATCGCTGGGGCGTCTGTTCCTCGCCGGTATCGGGCCGGGCCTGCTGCTAGTCACGCTGTTCGGGGCTTACGCCGTGATCCGTTTCCGCCGGGAATATGCGGCCGCCGAAGCGATCTACAAGAGCGGCGGCCCCGAGGCCGCGATCCTGACCCGCGACGAGTATACGCTGGCCGAACGCTTCAGCGTGCTGCCGCGTGTGATCCCGTTCGTGCTGCTGCTCACCGGCGTCATGATCGCGCTCTATGGCGGCTACGCCACGCCGTCGGAGACGGCGGGCCTCGGCGGCCTCCTCGCGCTGGCGCTGATCGCGGCGATCTACAGCGTGTGGCGGCCGGGCGACCTCGCTCCGATCATGAAATCGACGATCCGAGAATCGACCATGCTGATGATGATCATCGGCATGTCGCTGCTCTACTCCTACGTGATGAGCTATCTGCACATCTCGCAATCGGTCGCCGAATCCATCGTTGCAATGCACCTGCCGCGCTGGGAGCTGCTGTTCGCGATCCTCGTCATGGTCGTCGTGCTCGGCTTCTTCCTGCCGCCGGTCTCGATCATCCTGATGACGGCGCCGATCATCCTGCCGCCGCTGCGCGCCGCCAATTTCGACATCATCTGGTTCGGCGTGGTCATGACCATCGTGATGGAGATGGGGCTGATCCATCCGCCGGTTGGCCTCAACATCTTTGTCATCCGCAACGTCGCGCCTGACATTCCCCTGCGCGAGGTGATCTGGGGCACCCTGCCGTTCGTGCTGCTGATGATGTTCGCAGTGCTGCTGCTCTGCTTCGTGCCGGGGATTTCAACCTGGCTGCCGGATCTCGTGATGGGACCGGACGGGAGCAGGTAG
- a CDS encoding TRAP transporter small permease yields MSHGPLPDRDDTANTVARSGLAAAVDRGLAIVNSIIVVFAAVALVAACVILSYSVLSRALFKAANYWQDEAAVFLLVGATFMTAAYVQQNRGHIGIEAFVGLLSPFANKVRLWLVDAATFLFCAFFTWKSWTLAHEAYVDGQVSNSMWSPPLAIPYSLMALGMSLLCLQILVQLALPFTGAKRP; encoded by the coding sequence ATGAGCCACGGTCCGCTTCCGGATCGTGACGACACGGCCAACACTGTCGCAAGGTCGGGCCTTGCGGCAGCGGTCGATCGCGGTCTTGCCATCGTCAACAGCATCATCGTGGTGTTCGCCGCGGTCGCCCTCGTCGCCGCTTGCGTGATCCTGAGCTACAGCGTGCTGAGCCGTGCGCTGTTCAAGGCCGCCAATTACTGGCAGGACGAGGCCGCAGTGTTCCTCCTGGTCGGTGCGACCTTCATGACAGCGGCCTATGTGCAGCAGAACCGCGGTCATATCGGCATCGAAGCCTTCGTCGGCTTGCTGTCGCCGTTCGCGAACAAGGTTCGCCTCTGGCTGGTCGATGCCGCGACATTCCTGTTCTGCGCCTTCTTCACCTGGAAGTCCTGGACACTGGCCCATGAGGCCTATGTCGATGGCCAGGTCTCCAACTCGATGTGGTCGCCGCCGCTCGCCATCCCCTACTCGCTGATGGCGCTCGGGATGAGCCTGCTCTGCCTCCAGATCCTCGTGCAGCTTGCGCTGCCCTTCACCGGAGCCAAGCGACCATGA
- the dctP gene encoding TRAP transporter substrate-binding protein DctP, translated as MITRRHLVATAVAAPAILRFGIGTAQAATTLKISHQFPGGTIDKGDFRDRLCRVFAAEVAKRSNGDIAAEIYPNSSLIKTNAQFSAMRKGALDISLYPMPYAGGELPETNIGLMPGLVTTYDQGLRWKKEPVGKALTDFLADKGIILLTWVWQAGGVASRSKPIVAPEDAKGMKVRGGSREMDMVLQTAGASVLSVPSNEIYAAMQTGACDAGITSSTSLISFRLEEVAKSLTSGAGASYWFMLEPLMMSKAIFDKLPKNHQDILLAVGTELEAFGRKGAQDDDVEVAKVYEKAGAKVSALDAATVGKWRDIARDTAWKDYSAKTATAANLLKLATDVAA; from the coding sequence ATGATTACGCGCCGCCATCTGGTTGCGACCGCGGTCGCCGCGCCCGCCATCCTGCGCTTCGGCATCGGGACCGCGCAGGCCGCGACCACACTGAAGATCTCACATCAGTTCCCGGGCGGGACCATCGACAAGGGCGATTTCCGCGACCGGCTCTGCCGCGTGTTCGCGGCGGAAGTTGCCAAGCGCAGCAATGGCGACATCGCTGCCGAGATCTATCCGAACTCCTCACTGATCAAGACCAACGCGCAGTTCTCGGCGATGCGCAAGGGCGCGCTCGATATCAGCCTCTATCCGATGCCCTACGCCGGAGGCGAGCTGCCGGAGACCAATATCGGCCTGATGCCGGGCCTGGTGACCACCTACGACCAGGGCCTGCGCTGGAAGAAGGAGCCGGTCGGCAAGGCGTTGACCGACTTCCTCGCCGACAAGGGCATCATCTTGCTCACCTGGGTCTGGCAGGCCGGCGGCGTCGCCAGCCGCTCCAAGCCGATCGTCGCGCCGGAAGATGCCAAAGGCATGAAGGTTCGCGGCGGCTCGCGCGAGATGGACATGGTGCTGCAGACCGCCGGCGCGTCGGTGCTGTCGGTTCCCTCCAACGAAATCTATGCGGCGATGCAGACCGGCGCCTGCGATGCCGGCATCACGTCGTCGACCAGCCTGATCTCGTTCCGTCTGGAAGAGGTTGCGAAGTCGCTGACATCAGGCGCAGGCGCCTCCTACTGGTTCATGCTCGAGCCGCTGATGATGTCGAAGGCCATCTTCGACAAGCTGCCGAAGAACCATCAGGACATCCTGCTCGCCGTCGGCACCGAGCTCGAAGCCTTCGGCCGCAAGGGCGCGCAGGATGACGACGTCGAGGTGGCCAAGGTCTACGAGAAGGCCGGCGCCAAGGTTTCGGCGCTCGATGCCGCGACCGTCGGCAAGTGGCGCGACATCGCCCGCGACACCGCCTGGAAGGACTACAGCGCCAAGACCGCGACCGCGGCTAACCTGCTCAAGCTCGCCACCGACGTCGCCGCATGA
- a CDS encoding pentapeptide MXKDX repeat protein, with protein MTIRTRIMLGVSAAALSLGLALSPAAFAQDKMGKDDGMMKKDTMAKDGMMKKDTMSKDDGMKKDHMSKDGMKKDDGMMKKN; from the coding sequence ATGACTATTCGCACCCGTATCATGCTCGGCGTCTCGGCTGCCGCTCTGTCGCTTGGCCTTGCGCTGTCGCCGGCCGCTTTTGCCCAGGACAAGATGGGCAAGGACGACGGCATGATGAAAAAGGACACGATGGCCAAGGACGGCATGATGAAGAAGGACACCATGTCCAAGGACGACGGCATGAAGAAGGATCACATGTCGAAGGACGGGATGAAGAAGGACGACGGGATGATGAAGAAGAACTGA